The Sorangiineae bacterium MSr11954 DNA segment CGATCCGCGCTACCTCCTCGGCTACGGTCTGGCGCTCGACGCCGAGCTCGAAAAGCTACAAAAGGCGGCCGGCGCGTCTCAGTCTCCGTCCGAGCCACGCCGCGCCCAGCGCGCCAGGCAGCTCGCCGACGTGGTCGAGCGCCTGCGGCAGACCGCGACGAGCCGCTACCAGCGCGACTTCGTGTCGGCGCATGAGCCCAAGGGGCAAGATCTTTCGTTTTGAGCCTAGGACTAGGGCTCTTCTCCGTGGAGAACCTGCGGCAAACCGCGACGCGCCACTACCCGCGCGCGTTCGTCTCGGCGCATCGTCACCGGAGGACATTCGTCCCCGGTCGGAGCCTTCGCCTCTGGGCGGGCATTCGTCCTCGGTCGGAGCCTTTCGCCTCTGGGCATTGGTCGCCGGTCGGAGCCTTCGCCTCCTGCGGGCATTGGTCCCCGAGCGAAGCCTTCGTCTCCCCCCACCCAGGCCACCCTGGGGGGAGGGAGGTGAAAGATGATGCGGCTAGGGGAAGCTGAGGTACGTCTGGTCGGCGAGGCCGCGTTCGAAGTCGGCGAGCAGCCGCATGCCCTCGGTGGGGCGAAGACGGTCTTGCTTGATCGCGGCATCGACCTGGGCCTTCAGCTTGGCGACCATTTCGCGGGCCTCGTATTGGGTCATGCTGAGGACTTCGCGGATGCTGTTCCCCTCGATGGTCTCCTCGAGGTAGTAGCCGCACTCCTCGTCGTCATCGAGGAAGACGTGGACCTCGTTTACGCGGCCGAATAGGTTGTGAATGTCGCCCATGATGTCCTGATATGCACCGGTCAGGAACACCCCGAGGAAGTACGGCTTGTCGTCCAAGGTGTGGAGCGGCAATGTGTCGCGCACATCGCTTAGGTCGATGAACTTGGAGACCTTGCCGTCCGAGTCGCACGTGATGTCGACCAGGGTGCTCTGCTGCGTCGGTCGCTCGTTCAGCCGGTGAATCGGGACGATGGGGAACAATCCGCCGAGGGCCCAGTGGTCCAGGAGCGACTGAAAGACCGAGAAGTTGCAAATGTGCTGGTCGACCAGCTGCTTGCCGAGCTCGGTGATATCGTCCGGCACCTCGCTCGCATCGAGCTGGGAGGCGAGCTTTTGCATCCGCTCGGCGGTCTGCCAGAAGAGCGTCTCGACCCGCGCCTTCACATCGAGGTTGAGCAGCCCCAGCTCGAACATCTTCTGGGACTCCTCCTTGACCTGCAGAATGTCGTGGCACGACTCGCTGAGGTTCTCCAGCGCCAGGTTTTCGAGGGTGTACAGCAGGTTTTTGACCAGCTTGTGATCGTCGTGGGCGCGCTCCAGCGGTCCCGGGGCTACCTTTTCGATGGAGCCAAAGGCCTGGATGACCAGCACCGAGTGGTGCGCCACCGTGGCGCGGCCCGATTCGGTCACGATGTCCGGGTGCGGGACCTTCTCGTCGTCGCACACGTCCATGATGTTGTAGACGATGTCGCGCGCGTACTCCTCGACGGAGTAGTTCATCGACGAGTGGAACGTGGAGCGCGAGCCGTCGTAGTCGATGGCCAGGCCTCCGCCCACGTCGAGGTACTCGATGGGGTGGCCCATCTTGCGCAGCTTCGCGTAGTGCCGCGCGGCCTCGCGAACGGCGCGCTTGATGATCAAAATATCCGGGATCTGCGAGCCCACGTGGAAGTGAAGCAGCTTGAACGCCGACGTTTTACCGGCTTGCTTCATCATCTCCGTGGCGGCCAGGATCTCGGCCGTCGAGAGCCCGAACTTCGCGTTCTCACCGCCCGATTCAGCCCACCGTCCACCGCCCTTGGTGCTCAGGCGCACGCGCAGCCCGATGAGCGGGTCGACGTTCATCTCGGCCGAAATGCGCAAAATGGATCGCACCTCCGAGAGCTTCTCGGCGATGAGAATGACCTTCTTGCCGAGCTTTCGGCCCAGCATGGCCATGCGGATGTACGCATCGTCCTTGTAACCGTTGCAGACGATGAGCGAGTCGTTGTCGGTGTGGACGGACAACCCCGCAAAAATCTCCGGCTTGGAGCCGACCTCGATCCCATGGTGAAACGACCGGCCGGCGTCGAGGATCTCCTCGACCACCTCGCGCAGCTGGTTCACCTTGATCGGAAACACGCCGCGGTAGACGCCGCGGTATTTGTTCTCGGCCACCGCCGAGGCGAAGGCCAGATTCAGGGTGCGCACACGGTGGTGCAGAAGGTCCTGAAAACGGATGAGCAGCGGTGTGCGCAAGCCTTGCTCGCGCGCGTCCCTGACCACGTCGGCCAATGCAATTTTGCGGCCCCGCTCCTGGAGCGGCGCCACGGTCATGTTCCCTTCGTCGTTGACGTCGAAGTAGCCCGCGCCCCATCGGTCGATGAGGTAAAGCTCCTTCGCATCGTCATTGCTCCAGACGTCGGGTGGCGGCGGGGACTCTCGCGACACGTCGTTCAATGGCTACTCCTCTGGGCGCTGGGGCGTTATCTTTACGGCGCTGAACTTCTTTGCTCGCGCGGAGGCCGCCGATTGCAAGTCGCCTTCAACTATTCGCGGTTACTACGCTACGCGGGCCAGCCGTTCAAGAACTGAATGCCCCTCCGGCTGCGCTTTTTATCTGTCACGAACGCGTGGCGACGCCATGGCGGTGTCTTCATTGCAACGGCCCTCCCGCCAACCGCCGCGCTCCTTTCCGCGCGGAAAGGTCCGAGGTGCCGGCGCGGCTCCCTCACCAGGTGCGGGGACCCGTCTTTTTCGCACCTTTTCAGCTCCTGTTGGCCATGTACCACGCTCGAACTGTGTCCTCGAAATCGCGCAACTCGACGCAAGTATCGCGCAAGCTCCGCCAGGCGCCCGAGATTTTGCGCATCGCCTTCTTTCGGCCGCGGCCTGGACCATCCCCGCCCAGCTCCTTCAGCAGCAGGGCCGCCCAAAGCTCTTTCGGGTCGCATTCCGCGCGCACCGTCGTAAACGGCACGCTCAAGGTGTCCTTGTAGAGTGCAAGCATCCAGACTTCGATTTCCTGTATGGCAACGCAGGCGACCAGCCTGCCTGGATGTTCAGCCTGCCGTGCGAGCGCCTTCGCCGTGTTGCTCGCGCGATCGCAGTCCCGGTCCACGACCAGAAGAAACAAGTCGATCATCGGATTGTTCCGGATGATGTCTGCGATCATCGTTGGATCGAGGGCATCGCTCGAGCCCCGCAAACGCGGCTCCGGGAGGACGTCGATGCGGGCTCGGATTTCCAGGTCTTGGAACATGGCTTCGACCACCGGTTTGACGATGTAGCGATCGAGCTCTTGGTCCTCTGGAATGACGAGGACCTTCATAGTGCCCGCTCCAGCCAACCGGTGGAGACGAGATGCTCGAGGTCCTTGGCGTCGCGGAGCGTCGCGAAGTGCGGCAGGTCCTTCAGGCGTGAGCAGACCGTGGTCCCTTCGGCCTGGTCCCGCCCGAAGGCGATGACGTTTCCGAGCGCCTCGGGGGAGAGGTGCGCCAGCAAGGTCGGGGAGTGGGTGGTGGCCACGACCTGGATATTTCGCTCCGCGGTTACCCGTTCGAGGAGCTCGGCGAGCAGCCGGATGCGCGATGGATGGAGGCCGACATCAGGTTCCTCCAATACCACCAGGGATCCTTCCGGGCAGGTGAGCAACGCCACGAGCTCTCCCAGGAAGCGGAGGGTTCCATCGGAGGCGCTTCGGGCCGAGATCGTTCGGCCGCTGCGCTCGACGAGGAGCATCATGACTTCGCGCAGCCGGGTGCGATCGAACTCGATGCGCTCGATCTCGGGCGCGCAGAGCTCGGATAGCCATTCGACGATGTCCTCGAGACGTCCCGGGGTGCGGCCCAAGGCTTCGAGCACCGGCGAGATGTTCTCTCCGGATGTGCCAAGG contains these protein-coding regions:
- the speA gene encoding biosynthetic arginine decarboxylase, yielding MSRESPPPPDVWSNDDAKELYLIDRWGAGYFDVNDEGNMTVAPLQERGRKIALADVVRDAREQGLRTPLLIRFQDLLHHRVRTLNLAFASAVAENKYRGVYRGVFPIKVNQLREVVEEILDAGRSFHHGIEVGSKPEIFAGLSVHTDNDSLIVCNGYKDDAYIRMAMLGRKLGKKVILIAEKLSEVRSILRISAEMNVDPLIGLRVRLSTKGGGRWAESGGENAKFGLSTAEILAATEMMKQAGKTSAFKLLHFHVGSQIPDILIIKRAVREAARHYAKLRKMGHPIEYLDVGGGLAIDYDGSRSTFHSSMNYSVEEYARDIVYNIMDVCDDEKVPHPDIVTESGRATVAHHSVLVIQAFGSIEKVAPGPLERAHDDHKLVKNLLYTLENLALENLSESCHDILQVKEESQKMFELGLLNLDVKARVETLFWQTAERMQKLASQLDASEVPDDITELGKQLVDQHICNFSVFQSLLDHWALGGLFPIVPIHRLNERPTQQSTLVDITCDSDGKVSKFIDLSDVRDTLPLHTLDDKPYFLGVFLTGAYQDIMGDIHNLFGRVNEVHVFLDDDEECGYYLEETIEGNSIREVLSMTQYEAREMVAKLKAQVDAAIKQDRLRPTEGMRLLADFERGLADQTYLSFP
- a CDS encoding AAA family ATPase, with translation MLSSLELCDWKSFGKGSRSRLPFAPLTLLVGPNASGKSNALDALRFLQGCALGYPVDHVLGGRWEGQRQIWPPIRGGIVEAARQGSSRFTLVAKWSFGSRELEYYLIVDTGEGVQIAGEGLFEPSNVDEGGDVVARFHSHGGGLRQLLGQTESEVRTALRQAVFLDIQPSLMRDYRPENGAHLGTSGENISPVLEALGRTPGRLEDIVEWLSELCAPEIERIEFDRTRLREVMMLLVERSGRTISARSASDGTLRFLGELVALLTCPEGSLVVLEEPDVGLHPSRIRLLAELLERVTAERNIQVVATTHSPTLLAHLSPEALGNVIAFGRDQAEGTTVCSRLKDLPHFATLRDAKDLEHLVSTGWLERAL